The genomic stretch cattttgtaggcataattacgagaataaggtgtattgtctttttatttaggagtatttatatttgttaattgtttcaattatgcttgttggtgaaaatttctaaacatttttattttttaacgacaattatatatatcaatttgacgataatacccctagatttaacacttatttaacagaaattttaatggaggactatttgtggtaaaaaatgaaagtcagaggaccatttgttgTCGActtgaaagtcaaggactaaaaggagtactaccccaatagtcagaggaccatttgtggtattaactctatatatatatatatagtgtattcTACTGTTGAAATAATAGATCGATCGAATTGTAATGAGTATAGAAAAAAAAGATGGAggatataaataagaaaagaggcttttttttttcttttttttttttctgttaccctaatataaataatttggtTTCAACAAATGAGTAATATGAAGATTTAGTTTATGAAATTGAATTTGAGAAAACTCTATGAAATGACTAATATGTCTTtcaataatatgataatttgaaGTGCAATGTTAATTTTTAGCAACACTCTAATGGCAAAAAAATGTCTTGTCAAActcaatgattaattaattatttaatacaaaatgatataaataaaaaatgaataaggtgtccctcaataatttaaaattttaaaatgtattattaatattaacataatttgttagtggtggactaaaattgccactttgtacataattaaagaagaaaatttgTATGATAATAATTCATAGATCGAGTCTACAATATAGGTATAATTAATGGGCAGAAACcgccattttccctttttttaaaCCACAATCAtcaatttcattaaaaataagaGGAAGAATTCTCTGGTTATCTTGGACGGACAGTTGGTTTGGTAATAAAAAAACAAGGGGCTACCAACTAGTTgtattattaactattaattaacAATGGATTTACCAACTGTTTCATGCtgttaaaattaataataatgatgataattgAAGATTAAATTGAAACGTAATATAATTGTGTACGTAACAACCCATGGCCATCACTCATGCATGCCAATCAGGCTTTGCCTATATAAACAAGAGCCAATTCAAGAGAGAGATGAAAGTAGTCATTGTTGCTAATTCACAAGCACCTTCGTAGTGCAGGGAATTAGCAACATAGAAAACATTTAATATACATACAAAAGACACTGTACTACATTAATAATGGGAAATGAGAGGTTTGTGAGGTGGTTAAAGGATGCAAAACCATATTTTGGTGTGCTGTTCTTGCAACTAAGCTATGCAGCCTCCTCCCTCATCTCTAAATCAGCACTCAACCAAGGAATGAACCATTACATATTTGTTGTCTACCGCAACATCATCGCCGCCGTCGTCTTCGCTCCTTTCGCTATGCTCTTCGAAAGGTACCTTACTCTTACCTAACATGACCCGACAACGACAGTGAAGGGTCAACCTACTGCCTCCGCTATTGTTGTACAACGCTGGCGAAAAGCCTTTTACAACAGTAACAGATGTgcagttttgtactagtgcTTGCTAGACAAAATAGTACAAATTTCGACACAACTAGTGTATTAAAACTCTTATATTTGTGGTGGTTTGGAATAGGAAAATAAGGCCAAGAATGACCATCAACATCTTCTTGAAGATAATGTTACTGGCCTTGTTGGAGTAAGTACTATACatttttactaattaatatttttttttatctaattGGTTAGTCCATAAacatatagtaataattaaattgttgTAATAAGTGCAGGCCAGTTATCGACCAAAATTTATACTACGCAGGGATGCAATACACAACAGCAACTTTTGCCACAGCAATGTGCAATGTTCTCCCTGCCATCACCTTTTTGCTAGCTTGGATTCTCAGGTAGGTATATCTGATATATTCATTACATTAATCACACAGTACAACGTTAAACTAACCCAACCCAGGCCACATGTATTCTAGTCAATAGAACATTAATTACCTATTTTTAGTTAGCTACAAATCTATTTATGATCATCGATCTGTCGAATTTGAGTTTGTTGTTTAATTACATGGTAGGCTTGAAAATGTGAAGATTAGGAGTTTTCACAGCCAAGGGAAGATTGTGGGGACAATATTAACCATCGGAGGTGCGATGATAATGACACTTGTACGAGGACACGTAATTGGATTGCCATGGACGACGAAACACGCGCCGCAAACCCAGTCCACTGATGCCGCGACTGAGCACGACCACCTCAAGGGCGCAGTCATGATCGCCGCAGGCTGTTTTTGTTGGTCCTGCTTTTACATTCTTCAGGTAAACATTAATTCATAGGGAGTAACTTTAATTCAAGGAAACTCTGTAGTTCTTATCCTAATGTATGTTTTGAGTAAAGTTTACTATTAATTTTAGTTGGTAAATGACCAGTAAAACAacttatattattaatagttgatatgctcaaattaaaaatgagttaatatcGAATTTAGTTCGCATTGGTTTGGAGGTTCCTAAATCAATTTAACATAGAAATCGGCAAACCTTAATGTTAACTAATGTTGTTTTTGTGGACAGGCAATTACGTTAAAGTCTTATCCGGCGGGTCTGTCGCTCACATGCCTAATATGCATGGCTGGGGCGTTACAGAGCACTGTGTTAACTCTAGTGGTTGAGCGTGACAATTACGCGATATGGGCACTACACTGGGACACTACATTCTTGGC from Ipomoea triloba cultivar NCNSP0323 chromosome 12, ASM357664v1 encodes the following:
- the LOC116000091 gene encoding WAT1-related protein At2g39510-like encodes the protein MGNERFVRWLKDAKPYFGVLFLQLSYAASSLISKSALNQGMNHYIFVVYRNIIAAVVFAPFAMLFERKIRPRMTINIFLKIMLLALLEPVIDQNLYYAGMQYTTATFATAMCNVLPAITFLLAWILRLENVKIRSFHSQGKIVGTILTIGGAMIMTLVRGHVIGLPWTTKHAPQTQSTDAATEHDHLKGAVMIAAGCFCWSCFYILQAITLKSYPAGLSLTCLICMAGALQSTVLTLVVERDNYAIWALHWDTTFLAYVYNGIIRSGVVYYISGIIMSEKGPFFVTAFNPLSMIMVAIVGSFMLAEQLDFGKVFGAVVIIVGLYLVIWGKSKDVSSSKSSEDDNIALSNNKESILAKPSNEERTDDTIKIRTLDDAV